The genomic interval TCTTTATCACCCGAAAACAAAAAACTTCCTTATTTCTGAAGCGGTCCGTGGTGAAGGTGGGATCCTGCGCCGCCGTGACGGCCAGCAGTTTATGGGACGCTACAGTGCGGCCAAAGAACTTGCTTCCCGCGATATTGTTGCCCGGGCAATTGATAATGAGATGAAGTCAACCGGTGACGATTGTGTCTTTCTCGATATTACCCACTTGTCCCGGGATTACATTCAGAAGCGTTTTCCCTTGATCCATTCAACCTGCCTCCAGCTGGGCATCGATATTACCCGTGAACCGATTCCGGTGGTTCCAGCCGCCCACTATCTGTGCGGCGGTATCGTTGTCGACCATGATGGCTGTAGCTCCCTGTCCCGGTTATTTGCCTGTGGCGAAGCAGCCTGTACGGGATTGCACGGAGCTAACCGATTGGCAAGCAATTCGCTGCTGGAAGCGGTCGTCTATGCCAGTCGGGCCGCCCGGGCTTCCGTGAACGCCCTGGCTGCTGACCGCCAGTCGGTTCCCAGATTTCCCGACTGGGTGTATACGCAGCGAAGCGATGTCGATGAAAATGTTATTATTTCCCATAACTGGGATGAAATTCGCCGGCTGATGTGGAGCTATGTGGGGATAGTTCGTTCACAGAAACGATTGTTGCGGGCCAAACATCGTATTGATCTGCTTCATAATGAGATTCGTGAATTTTACTGGGATCACGTGCTGTCCAGCGACCTGTTGGAACTGCGCAATATTGCCGTTGTTGCCGACCTGATTATCAGCGCGGCCATGTATCGCAAGGAAAGCCGAGGTCTGCACTATAATATTGATTATCCCGAGAGGGACGATGCCGATTGGCTGGTTGATACAGTCCAGGTGGCCGGCCAATGCTTCAGCCTTCCTTTACATCCTGACCACCTTTCCTGATTATTTTTATGTGGGCGGTTGCCAACCCTGGCTGCCGCTTTCAGCCTTTTTCCCGGTTTTGATAGCGGCGTCCGGATGGCAAGGTGCTCAGCCCTTTCACTGTTGCCGCTGCCAGCGATTCCCGGGCGGCACCATCTTCGATGAAGAGTTAGTTCCTTTCTGCAGGAGGATTTCTCCCCGACAGACTGGCTCCACAAGTTCCCTCTTGTAGAGATGGACAAGGGAGAGTGATGCTTTGGTCGCCAGTCGGAGCAGTTCACCATCGCTGATGGCTCCACCGATGTTCCATGACCAGTTGGTTACCTCATCGGCAAATCCGGCAGGCAGATCACCAACCAGGAGCAGATCATGAATCAGGAGATGGCCTCCCGGGACGAGCAGGCTGGCGATATCATGGAAAAACGATGCTTTGTCAACGATAATATTGAAGGAGCCGTTCATAGAGATCAGATCAATGAAAGCGTGATGGTAGGGAAGGTGGCTGAAATCGGCATGAACCAGCTGGATGGTGGTGGCAAGCTGCAGCAGCTCCCGGGCACGCCTGGCCAGGCTGAGCAGCTCCCAGCTCAGATCAAGGCCGAGAAGAGCGGGGTTCAGCTGGCGATCCCCAGCCAGGATGCAGAGGTCAAGCCCGCTGCCGCAGCCCAGGTCAAAAACAACGGATGGCTGCAGATTCCTGATGACCGGCAGGGGGTTGCCGCAGGGGAAACTGGTTCCGATCTGAAAATCAGGCAGGGGCTGGAGGTCTTCGGTGGCATAACCGAGTTCTTCTAAAAGGGCTATGCCGCGGGCCGGGCTGACCCCTCCCAGCAAACCGAGGGGCTGGCGGGCGGCGGCATCATACATCTGGCGTAGTGATTGGCGCAGTTTGAGCTTGAAATCCATTGGAAACGGCTTGTACTCGGTGTATGGCTGTGATATAGCCCCTGAAGATTAGCATGGTATATCAGCAGACTGTGCAGCCTGCAGGCTGCTATAATCCGCAATGACCACCAACAATCCCCGTGCGAACAACGTTGATGCCGTTATATGGTTTTTTCTTTCCCGAAACAAGAGCTAATTTCCTGTACTCTCTCCGACTTGGATTTTACTGATCGCCGGTTCCCTTTTTCCTATGGGCCGTTGCCGGAAACGTTTCTTACTTCCGTTGAACAGATCGGCATTGCGGTGCCGCCCCTCTTGATCCATGGGCCGCGTGGACATGTCATTGTTTGTGGCCGGCGACGTCTGGAGGCAGCCTCGGCTGTTTTTCCGCCGGCGCAAACGATCGAAGCCAGAATGGTTGAGGCTGATGATGAACAACGCCTGTTTTCCCTGGCCTTGTGGGATAATCTCGCTCATCGTTCCTTCAACCTGGTGGAGACTGCCGACATTGTCTGGCGCCTGGAAGAGCTGTACGATGAGCCGACGATCAGGGCTGATTTCCTGCCCCATCTTGGTGTTCCTTCCAAACGACGGTATCTGGAACGTTATCGCGCCATTGTCCAGCTGTCACCCACCATCAGGCTACTGCTGGCCCGGGGGGCGATGGATGGGGAGACGGTTGACATCATAAAGAGCTGGCCGGCGGAAGATCATGAACTGCTGATGACGGTGGCCCATGAGTTGGTTCTGAACCGCAATAAATTGCGTCAGACGGTCCAGAATGTGGATGACCTTGCCCGTCGGGACGGCAAAAAACCCGCACAGGTGATCCATGAGGTTGCCAACTCTCTGCCCGAAGGTTGCCATTCGGCTGCAGATTTCCGCCAGCAGCTGCAGGTCAGGCTGTTTCCCTGTCTCAGTGCGCAGGAAAACCGTTTCCGGGAGTTCTGCTCATCTCTGCAGCTGCCCCGCCATGTCCACTTGGTCGCGCCGCCCAATTTTGAGGGTGACGAATATACCCTGGAGATCCGTTTTCGTTCGCCAGCGGAGTGGAGATCTGCTTGTAAGTGGGTGTCAAATCTTGAGGGTAACAGGCTTGATGAGCTTTTTAATGACTGATGGCTTCGTAACAATGATACCTTCTTTGTTGCGAAGCGTCCTTTCAGGGTTGTACTGGATGGTTGCCGGTTTTTTACGGCGTTTTGCCCGTTGCTACGAGTCCATCAATGACTAAAAGCATGTTTCAGCCGACCCGGGTGCTGGTGGAGCAGGATGCCTTTTCCTACCCTTACACGGAAGAAATTCTCCAGCGGCTGCCAGCCGCGGAGGTCGTTACCATCGGCCATCCTGACCAGGAGTTGTTCCATGAACTGGACTTTTCGCCGGCCAAAACCCTGCTGTTGATGGTTCACCGGGGTAAATTTTTCAAACCCTGTCCGGGGACGGCAGAGAACTACCGCTGCTGTCTTTACCAGATCCTCCATCTTGGCTTGGGCTGCAGCATCGGCTGCAGTTATTGTGTTTTGCAGGGGTATCTGAATAACCCCTTCATTACCCAGTTCGTCAATCTTGACGATGCTCTGCGTGAGCTTGATGAGGTGTTCAGCAGCCACCCTGACTCTTTTTTCCGCATCGGCACCGGTGAGTTCACCGATAGCCTGTTCATGGACCCCCTGACCCGGTTGTCGGCAAAGCTGGTACCCTATTTCGCCCGGCAGACACACGCCGTGCTGGAGTTGAAAACCAAAAGTGTAGCGGTGGACAACCTGTTGCAGCTTGAAGGGGAGGTTGGCGAAACGATCGTTTCCTGGAGTCTGAATGCACCGTCGGTGGTTGCCCGGGAGGAGCTGGGGGCGCCATCGCTTAAACAGCGACTGGCAGCCGCTGCCCGCTGCCGGCAGCGTGGGTATCGCATCGGTCTGCACTTCGATCCGCTGGTATTTTTTCCTGGCTGGCAGCAGGAGTATCGTGAAACGGTACGGTTGATCTTTGATTATCTTGCTCCTGATGATATTATCTGGATCTCACTGGGGGCGTTTCGTTATCTGCCGCCGATGAAAGAGGCGATCAAAGAGCAGCACCCCGAGAGTAGCATTATCTATCAGGAATTTGTCCGTGGACTGGATGGTAAAATGCGTTACTTCTCCGGTATTCGCCGTGCCATGTATCGCCATCTGGTGGCCGAAATCAGGCAGCATGCCCCCGATGTGTTTCTCTATTTCTGCATGGAACATGAACGGCTCTGGCTGGATGTCTTCGGCTATGCGCCGACTGACAACCAGCAGCTCTCTCTCTGGCTTGACCGGTGCTGCCATCGCTATCCGGCACAAAAATAACAACTCCGCTACTGGAAGGATGATGATTGGCATTATCACTGCTTTTCGCCATGAACTTGCACCGCTGCTGGCTGCCCAGCCGTGGCGGCAGGAATCTTATGACGGACGATCTTTTTACCGCCGTCAGTTACAAGGCTGCGGGGTGGTTGCCACCTCATCCGGACTAGGAAAGGTGATGGCCGCTTCCACCTCGCAACTGATGATCAGCCGTTTTCAGCCGCTTATACTGATCAATGTCGGTTCCTGTGGCGGGGTTGCCCCGCATCTGAAGATTGGCGACCAGGTTTTGGCCTCGTCGGTTGTTGAATATGATTTTGCCAGCCTGCATAAAGATGTTCCCCGCCTGCAGTGTGCGCCGTCGCTTGTTGAAATGCTGGCTGACCGGGTTGCCGGACTCCATGTGGGCCCGGTGGCTTCGGCCGACCAAAATGCTGATACACCAGCAAAAAGGGCCTGGCTTCATGAACAGTTTCAGGCGTTGGCAGCTGATTGGGAGGGGGCGGCGGTGGTTCGGGTTGCCCGGCGCAATGGATTGCCGGCGCTGGTATTACGCGGTGTTACTGATGTGGGTTCGGATGAGCTGGAAAAGGAGTTCAGTGCCCATGTGGATGAGGTCTTGCCGTTGCTGGCCGATACCATGGAAGTGATGCTTGAGGTGCTGGCTGAGTTGATCCGCACCGGCGTCATTCCACGTAGCGAGGCTTAAACAATGGCCGTCAAGCATTTCAATCCGCCGCAGCTTATTGTCATCAGTTTTATGGTGGCAATTATCTTCGGCAGCATGGTGCTCATGCTGCCGGCAGCGGTGAACGGACCGCCTTTGAGGTTTATTGATGCCCTCTTCACCTCAGCGTCGGCAGTGTGTGTCACCGGACTGGTGGTGGTTGATACCGGCACCCGGTTTACTCTGTTTGGTCAGTTGACGATTCTCGCCCTGATTCAGCTGGGCGGGCTGGGGATTATGACGTTTTCGGTGGTTTTTGTTCTGCTGCTGGGGCGCAAGCTGGCATTCCGGGAGAAGCTGCTGATCAGCGATGCCTTTTCTCACCTGCCCGTCAATGATATCCGCTACCTGGTGAGACAGATACTGCTTTTTACGGTTGCCATTGAGGGGTGTGGGGCGGTCATCCTTTTCTGCTGCTGGCTGCCTGATTTTTCCTGGCCCCATGCCGGCTACCTGGCTGTTTTCCATGCGATTTCAGCCTTTTGCAATGCCGGCTTTTCCCTTTTCAGTGACAGTCTGACAAGCTATCGCCATGATATTTTTGTCAACCTGACGGTCATGGTACTGATTATCGCCGGCGGCCTGGGATTTCTGGTGATCATGGAAATCCCCTATGTTGTCCGTCAGCGGCTGCGGCATCAACGGGTGCGGCTGACCCTGCACAGCAAGCTGGTTCTGCTGGTGACAGTGCTCCTGATTGTTGGTGGAACATGCTTGCTTTTTCTCACTGAACAGGTGCATACCCTGAGTGAACTATCGCCGGGCAGGGGACTGCTGGCGGCAGCTTTTCAGGCGGTCAGTGCCCGCACTGCCGGCTTCAACACTCTGGATATCGGCTCTTTTGGCAATCCTTCCCTGTTGATCGTCATCCTCTTGATGTTTGTCGGTGCTTCTCCGGGCTCCTGCGGCGGTGGAGTCAAGACAACAGCTTTCGGGGTTTTCCTGCTGATGTGCTGGAGCCGCTTTGCCGGTCGGGATACGGTCAACCTTTTTGGCCGTACTTTTCCCCCGAGCACGATTGTTGACGCGTTGACCATTATTATTACCGCCTCGCTTGTGCTGATAGTATTTCTGTTGGCATTATCGATTTCAGAGGCTCAGCTGCATCTGCCTTTGGCGGTTGAGCATGGTCGTTTTCTCCATCTACTTTTTGAAGAGGTGTCGGCTTTTGCCACTGTGGGACTTTCAACTGGCGTGACCCCGACCCTGACCGACCCGGGAAAATTCCTGCTTGTGCTGTTGATGTTTACCGGCCGGGTGGGACCTTTGACCGCCGTTCTGGTATGGGCCCGCCGCCGTCCCCATGGCAGGTATCAGTATGCCGAAGAACAGGTAATGATCGGCTGATTGATCGGCTGGAGGTTTTTCCATGAGACTGTTTGTGGTTATCGGTTTGGGCAGTTTTGGCTATTATGCCGCAAAACGGCTTTATGCTCTGGGGCAGGAGGTGATGGTTATTGACCATGACAAAGAACTGGTCCAGAGCATCAAGGATCAGGTTTCCCGGGCGGTGGTGGCAGATGCCACGGACCGGGAAAGTCTTGAACGGCTCGGACTTGCTGATGTTGACGTGGCCCTGGTCAGTGTTGGTGACCGGCTTGATACCAGTATCCTGATTACCCTGTATCTCAAGGAGATGGGGGTGAAGGAGGTGGTGGTGAAGGCGGTTACCGATGACCATGGTAAAATACTTGAGAAGATCGGCGCCAGCATGGTGATTTTCCCTGAGCGTGATTCCGGGGTACGGCTGGCAGATCGCCTCGGTTCGGAGAACGTCATTGAGCATTTGCCCCTCAGTGAGGGCTACGGCATCATGGAGATGGCGGCGGATAAAGGCATCATTGGTCAAACACTACGGACCCTCAAGCTGAGAAACCGCTACGGCATCCAGGTTATTGCCATCAAGGAGATGGTGCCCGAGCGGATGCACTTTCCCCCTGATCCTGATTTTGTTATTAAAGACAGTGATATGCTTATTGTCGTCGGTCCGGACGAGGGGCTTGAAGCTCTGAAGAGAAAACCGCTCATATAAGCTGTTCATCCGGCGGTTCGGACGCCGGCAAGGCTGGTCATCGGTTGCCGACCGGCTTGAGATGAGCAAAACTGGCTTGTCGGCCGGGAGTTGATGATTATTGTTCTAAAAATGTGCGAAAGGATAAAGTGAGATGCAGTTTGTTGACCTGACGGCCCAGTACCGGGCTTATCAAAAGGAAATTGATGCGGCTGTGGCTGCGGTTCTGACCACGTCCCAGTTTATCGGCGGCCCTGCCATCAACGAACTTGAGATGAAACTGGCAGCCATGGTCGGGGTTGATCATGGTATTGCCTGTGCATCGGGAACTGATGCCCTGCTCTTATCTCTGATGGCCCTGGGGATCGGTCCCGGTGACGAGGTGGTTACCACTCCCTTTACCTTCATTGCCACGGCGGAGACCATTGCTCTGGTGGGGGCAACCCCGGTTTTCATCGATATTGAGCCTGATACCTATATGATCAACCCTGATCTTCTCGAAGATGTTGTTTCGCCCCGGACCAAGGCGATTATTGCCGTCGATATTTTTGGTTTTTCGGCTGATTATGGACGTCTGCAGGCTTTTGCCGACTGCCATGGCGTCGCGCTCATTGAAGACGCCGCCCAGTCGCTCGGCGGCAGGTGGCAGGACAAGCAGTGTGGGTCATTCGGTACGCTGGCTGCAACTTCCTTTTTCCCCGCTAAACCTCTGGGCTGCTATGGTGACGGGGGGATGATTTTTACCCGGGATGCAGAGTGTGCCGAGCGGCTGAGTATGTTGCGTAATCATGGTCAAAATCAGCGTTATCACCACCAGTTGCTGGGTGTGAACAGTCGGCTCGATACCCTTCAAGCTGCTGTTTTGCTGGCCAAATTACCTTTTTTTGAGACGGAGATTGATCGTCGTCGAACCATAGCAGCCCGCTACTCTTCAGCCTTTGCCGCTTCTTTTCAGGTGCCGGTTGAAAAAATCGGCAGCCGTTCGGTCTATGCCCAGTACTCTCTTCGTTCGAAGTTCCGCGACCGGATACTGGAAACTCTCCGGAAGGCCGGAATCCCCACGGCAATTCATTATCCGATCCCCCTTCATCGTCAGGAGGTTTTTGCCCATCTTGGCTATCAGGAGGGCTGTCTGCCGATCGCCGAACAGGTTTGCAAAGAGATATTTTCGTTGCCGGTCCACCCCTTTCTCAGCGATGCAGAGGTGGAAATGATTATTGATTGCTCCATTGGTGCATTGAAATCGTAGAGAAAGTGCGGTGGCAATCTGGCATTCGGCAAAAGACTTTATGCCGGTTCCCGATTGCTGAAAAAGAACAAGTCCTATGGAAAGCATCAATTGCAGAGCACCAATACCTGTGTAATTATCATAAGATAACATCTGTCTTGGAATGAAGTCCCTCTTTTTTAGCAGCTATGGAAAAAATTGAGTTTGACAACACCGCAGCATTGCGGATTATTCTTGGGGATCGGGATGAGCATATCCGGCTGCTTGAGGAGAAAAGCGGCCTTAAGATACAATGCCGAGGCAATACGGTGATGATCGACGGTGATCAAATTCGGCTGGAGCTGGTTGCCGGATTGCTGCGGGAGTTGTATCAGCTGGTGCTATCCGGCTATCCTTTGTATGAAACAGACAT from Candidatus Anaeroferrophillus wilburensis carries:
- the nadB gene encoding L-aspartate oxidase, translated to MIHQFDFLVIGSGIAGLFYAQQVAPHGTVAVITKKKKKDSNTNLAQGGIAAVVGQGDSYDSHIADTLQAGAGLCHRDVVEMVVHEGPQRINDLIQLGVQFTESSSGCTYDLTREGGHSNRRILHAADWTGREIEKALINHCQEHPRITIFEDMAAIDLLTSSKYLDVPPQHDCCWGTYALECKTGMVHTFLARQTVITTGGAGKVYLFTTNPDIATGDGVAMASRAGARIANMEFFQFHPTCLYHPKTKNFLISEAVRGEGGILRRRDGQQFMGRYSAAKELASRDIVARAIDNEMKSTGDDCVFLDITHLSRDYIQKRFPLIHSTCLQLGIDITREPIPVVPAAHYLCGGIVVDHDGCSSLSRLFACGEAACTGLHGANRLASNSLLEAVVYASRAARASVNALAADRQSVPRFPDWVYTQRSDVDENVIISHNWDEIRRLMWSYVGIVRSQKRLLRAKHRIDLLHNEIREFYWDHVLSSDLLELRNIAVVADLIISAAMYRKESRGLHYNIDYPERDDADWLVDTVQVAGQCFSLPLHPDHLS
- a CDS encoding DNA photolyase produces the protein MTKSMFQPTRVLVEQDAFSYPYTEEILQRLPAAEVVTIGHPDQELFHELDFSPAKTLLLMVHRGKFFKPCPGTAENYRCCLYQILHLGLGCSIGCSYCVLQGYLNNPFITQFVNLDDALRELDEVFSSHPDSFFRIGTGEFTDSLFMDPLTRLSAKLVPYFARQTHAVLELKTKSVAVDNLLQLEGEVGETIVSWSLNAPSVVAREELGAPSLKQRLAAAARCRQRGYRIGLHFDPLVFFPGWQQEYRETVRLIFDYLAPDDIIWISLGAFRYLPPMKEAIKEQHPESSIIYQEFVRGLDGKMRYFSGIRRAMYRHLVAEIRQHAPDVFLYFCMEHERLWLDVFGYAPTDNQQLSLWLDRCCHRYPAQK
- a CDS encoding ParB/RepB/Spo0J family partition protein, translating into MVFSFPKQELISCTLSDLDFTDRRFPFSYGPLPETFLTSVEQIGIAVPPLLIHGPRGHVIVCGRRRLEAASAVFPPAQTIEARMVEADDEQRLFSLALWDNLAHRSFNLVETADIVWRLEELYDEPTIRADFLPHLGVPSKRRYLERYRAIVQLSPTIRLLLARGAMDGETVDIIKSWPAEDHELLMTVAHELVLNRNKLRQTVQNVDDLARRDGKKPAQVIHEVANSLPEGCHSAADFRQQLQVRLFPCLSAQENRFREFCSSLQLPRHVHLVAPPNFEGDEYTLEIRFRSPAEWRSACKWVSNLEGNRLDELFND
- a CDS encoding methyltransferase domain-containing protein: MDFKLKLRQSLRQMYDAAARQPLGLLGGVSPARGIALLEELGYATEDLQPLPDFQIGTSFPCGNPLPVIRNLQPSVVFDLGCGSGLDLCILAGDRQLNPALLGLDLSWELLSLARRARELLQLATTIQLVHADFSHLPYHHAFIDLISMNGSFNIIVDKASFFHDIASLLVPGGHLLIHDLLLVGDLPAGFADEVTNWSWNIGGAISDGELLRLATKASLSLVHLYKRELVEPVCRGEILLQKGTNSSSKMVPPGNRWQRQQ
- a CDS encoding TrkA family potassium uptake protein encodes the protein MRLFVVIGLGSFGYYAAKRLYALGQEVMVIDHDKELVQSIKDQVSRAVVADATDRESLERLGLADVDVALVSVGDRLDTSILITLYLKEMGVKEVVVKAVTDDHGKILEKIGASMVIFPERDSGVRLADRLGSENVIEHLPLSEGYGIMEMAADKGIIGQTLRTLKLRNRYGIQVIAIKEMVPERMHFPPDPDFVIKDSDMLIVVGPDEGLEALKRKPLI
- a CDS encoding 5'-methylthioadenosine/S-adenosylhomocysteine nucleosidase codes for the protein MMIGIITAFRHELAPLLAAQPWRQESYDGRSFYRRQLQGCGVVATSSGLGKVMAASTSQLMISRFQPLILINVGSCGGVAPHLKIGDQVLASSVVEYDFASLHKDVPRLQCAPSLVEMLADRVAGLHVGPVASADQNADTPAKRAWLHEQFQALAADWEGAAVVRVARRNGLPALVLRGVTDVGSDELEKEFSAHVDEVLPLLADTMEVMLEVLAELIRTGVIPRSEA
- a CDS encoding potassium transporter is translated as MAVKHFNPPQLIVISFMVAIIFGSMVLMLPAAVNGPPLRFIDALFTSASAVCVTGLVVVDTGTRFTLFGQLTILALIQLGGLGIMTFSVVFVLLLGRKLAFREKLLISDAFSHLPVNDIRYLVRQILLFTVAIEGCGAVILFCCWLPDFSWPHAGYLAVFHAISAFCNAGFSLFSDSLTSYRHDIFVNLTVMVLIIAGGLGFLVIMEIPYVVRQRLRHQRVRLTLHSKLVLLVTVLLIVGGTCLLFLTEQVHTLSELSPGRGLLAAAFQAVSARTAGFNTLDIGSFGNPSLLIVILLMFVGASPGSCGGGVKTTAFGVFLLMCWSRFAGRDTVNLFGRTFPPSTIVDALTIIITASLVLIVFLLALSISEAQLHLPLAVEHGRFLHLLFEEVSAFATVGLSTGVTPTLTDPGKFLLVLLMFTGRVGPLTAVLVWARRRPHGRYQYAEEQVMIG
- a CDS encoding DegT/DnrJ/EryC1/StrS family aminotransferase, which translates into the protein MQFVDLTAQYRAYQKEIDAAVAAVLTTSQFIGGPAINELEMKLAAMVGVDHGIACASGTDALLLSLMALGIGPGDEVVTTPFTFIATAETIALVGATPVFIDIEPDTYMINPDLLEDVVSPRTKAIIAVDIFGFSADYGRLQAFADCHGVALIEDAAQSLGGRWQDKQCGSFGTLAATSFFPAKPLGCYGDGGMIFTRDAECAERLSMLRNHGQNQRYHHQLLGVNSRLDTLQAAVLLAKLPFFETEIDRRRTIAARYSSAFAASFQVPVEKIGSRSVYAQYSLRSKFRDRILETLRKAGIPTAIHYPIPLHRQEVFAHLGYQEGCLPIAEQVCKEIFSLPVHPFLSDAEVEMIIDCSIGALKS